A single genomic interval of Prunus dulcis chromosome 5, ALMONDv2, whole genome shotgun sequence harbors:
- the LOC117629391 gene encoding serine-rich adhesin for platelets isoform X2: protein MDYDDNDFQSQNLHLAGEGNTNYPPVLRPYALPKFEFDDSLHGHLRFDSLVETEVFLGIESSETNHWIEDFSRGSSGIEFNSSAAESCSISRRNNVWSEATSSESVEMLLKSVGQEEIIPPQTIFEELDACKELRCLTKQMEPSFNNDDNILSQMEDVTDLQPTLPQDDIPENISGIEDVGVAQLRVEDASQTHEGKLSVAGNSGDLDPNALNGNDSPHVTKGSLLADGKCKDADPVDFDNLFDEPPDKREDSCASGMQIDGMTTSVQNIMAIGDELNNKDVQHNIKNVNEENPGGHVLSIETQNMNEKAGEKVTCHLENPHCSASEVESIELGIANQDSVINVEEQSSVILQGDSNLHMLGGCSDRVNGGVLADTNKCEDMVSDMGIDQSKLNTHDLSPIAYKIDTGYAVEVSNNNAEISSSLEPTLKGDSDLHMVDGCSDRECRGVPAETNKCEDMVLFKDTDTGDDNSKLNTHDLSSVVYRSDDRYAVEVSNSNAGISSSLESMLKVDSGQSSSKENASESSFRPDSEILVKKSEVSLSVIKENDVSKDESEENKEDHSNLFNLTATCSSAEIVSEAHLTGASKSPHDSFGVSGEKSNVDGASFSILGESTQICDENEVYRDGDVGDVNLDLSHIEKDSTQLFNESNNTELEIGGSVDKEFQPSSVCEGSAEKELIVPKLKHGADGNESVANVSLENPDLASCVTMDAVPSSSGNGTTTNINRSEVEAETSPDVGPHCDKKQETAYKMSKDASFPCIVSSTLAEIGPGSVSEVGKGVSCDTSGPLLCKRVDQSLPVTDSCNTECQNEPQTAVATEVSKRSTNEMEASSVQCESSENDGDGAGATIKDSFEKASANVKDPIMNCDTNVTQRGPSLLVEICGGSAKKVLEDTDTSEVSGDKGSAQDAVPSINSDASMICEGSTCSAALPESHTGFVAPESGRSSVDPHKPDCVSPKVVGTTEPFETKHELGNNKGPTNQSAPVSDTVGDGGNYSPNSRNPNGNDAFKDRGNGTSDVSLSADLPKADTANIVQRSPAIPSPKIVEGSKENSGSGQLDAKISQDISHGGPLVSGGDIGRGGSKSTPERRTRRAPSKATGKPSAKKGSMKATTPVRQSERGDKSISVSQNQSGIFQLVQPSETQPYGHVDGSIKPYSVLTTSTSSLPDLNTSAPQSVIFQQPFTDLQQVQLRAQIFVYGALIQGIAPEEAYMVSAFGGPDGGRGMWENAWRVCIERLHGQKSTPINPETPLQSRSGSRASDQVIKQGALHNKGLSSPVGRASTKGTPQTASPMIPISSPLWSISTPVCEGLQYSVIPRGSVMDYQQGFNPLHPFQTPSVKNLVGHNTTWMPQSSFRGPWLPSPVSSAEASMHFSAFPSTEAVQLTPIKEVSLPQLPTVKHVPSGPSAQTGGPISAFAGPSPLLDPKKVSASPGQHSADPKPRKRKKISPSEELGQISLQAQSQPESALTVAVVSSTTPSTLSSKAMPDKLIMSVPPMSSSDQLKKADLDLEQRATLSEETLAKVKEARQQAEEASSLAAAAVSHSQAIWNQLEKQKNSKLISDGEAKLASAAVAVAAAAAVAKAAAAAANVASNAALQAKLMAEEALDNYENPSPSMRMATPVSILRGEDGTNSSSSILVAAREAARRKVVAASAASKRAENLDAIVKAAELAAEAVSQAGTIVAMGDPLPLSELAEAGPEGYWKVPQVPSELITKSNDMVREQSNVGTVEEDADTSARHSKDRQSDKKEAQPTPHEKLPIPIEVNRESTEDHLRSVVGVSGFDIVNEKGSKGPKGRKVSEIGSKSALMTVENDFEKEEHASEESGIKEGSLVEVLKDGGGFGAAWFTANVLSLQDGKACVCYTELQSDEGSGKLQEWVALEGKEDKPPKIRIARPVTALGFEGTRKRRRAAMADYAWSVGDKVDAWIQDSWWEGVVTEKNKKDETILTVHFPAQGEKSVVKAWHLRPSLIWKDGEWVEWFSVRNDCVSHEGDMPQEKRPKLGSPAVEGKGKDKTSKSIDIVDSGKPEEPRLLNLSANEKVFNMGKNTRTENKPDPTRTIRTGLQKEGAKVVYGIPKPGKKRKFMEVSKHYVANQSTKINETNDSMKFAKYLMPQGSGSRGLKNTSKIDTREKQVTESKLKGLKSIKPQGVPSKSVPQKDNLLTDARTVSDGSSEMDHTGKIKDSVSRVDSVSGKHTLSQPEGPIVFSSLAPSSDFPSSNKVSASTAKSRSNKGNLAPAGAKLGKIEEGKVFSGNPAKSTSEVAEPRRSNRRIQPTSRLLEGLQSSLIITKIPSGSHDKGHRSQNRNASRGNNNG from the exons ATGGATTATGATGACAATGATTTTCAAAGCCAGAATCTTCATTTAGCTGGTGAAGGGAACACTAATTATCCTCCAGTTTTACGGCCATATGCTCTCCCcaagtttgaatttgatgataGCCTTCATGGGCATTTGAGATTTGATAGTCTGGTTGAAACTGAGGTTTTTCTTGGCATTGAGAGTAGCGAAACTAACCACTGGATTGAGGATTTCTCTCGTGGGAGTAGTGGGATAGAGTTTAATTCAAGTGCAGCAGAATCTTGCTCTATATCAAGGCGAAACAATGTCTGGTCTGAGGCCACTTCCTCAGAATCTGTTGAAATGCTATTAAAATCTGTTGGGCAGGAAGAAATTATTCCCCCTCAGACTATCTTTGAGGAATTAGATGCCTGTAAGGAATTGCGTTGCTTAACAAAGCAGATGGAGCCTAGTTTTAACAATGATGATAACATTCTTTCTCAAATGGAGGATGTTACAGATCTACAGCCTACATTACCACAGGATGATATTCCTGAGAACATTTCTGGCATAGAGGATGTAGGAGTAGCTCAGCTTCGGGTTGAGGATGCTTCACAAACTCATGAAGGTAAATTATCAGTTGCTGGAAATTCAGGTGACTTAGATCCAAATGCTTTAAATGGAAATGATAGCCCACATGTAACTAAAGGGAGTCTGCTTGCTGATGGGAAATGCAAAGATGCAGATCCGGTGGATTTTGAtaatttgtttgatgaaccaCCGGATAAAAGAGAAGATTCTTGTGCTTCAGGGATGCAAATTGATGGTATGACAACCTCTGTGCAAAATATTATGGCTATCGGTGATGAGTTGAATAATAAGGATGtccaacataatataaaaaatgttaATGAAGAGAATCCAGGCGGTCATGTATTGAGCATAGAGACACaaaacatgaatgaaaaagCAGGTGAAAAGGTTACCTGTCATTTGGAAAACCCACATTGTTCAGCATCTGAGGTGGAGTCTATTGAATTAGGAATTGCTAATCAAGACAGTGTTATTAATGTGGAGGAACAGTCTAGTGTAATACTGCAAGGGGATTCTAACTTGCATATGCTGGGTGGATGCAGTGACAGGGTAAATGGTGGAGTTCTTGCTGACACCAACAAATGTGAAGACATGGTCTCAGATATGGGTATTGATCAATCAAAATTAAACACGCATGACTTATCACCTATAGCTTACAAAATCGATACTGGGTATGCAGTTGAGGTTAGCAACAACAATGCTGAAATTTCTTCAAGTCTAGAACCTACGCTGAAAGGGGATTCTGACTTACATATGGTGGATGGATGCAGTGACAGGGAATGTCGCGGAGTTCCTGCTGAGACCAACAAATGTGAAGATATGGTATTGTTTAAAGACACAGATACGGGTGATGATAATTCTAAATTGAACACACATGATTTATCATCAGTGGTTTACAGAAGCGATGATAGGTATGCAGTTGAGGTCAGCAATAGCAATGCTGGAATTTCTTCAAGTCTAGAATCTATGCTGAAGGTGGATTCTGGACAGAGCAGCTCCAAGGAGAATGCATCAGAAAGTAGTTTCCGACCAGATAGTGaaattttggtcaaaaagtccgAGGTTTCTTTGTCAGTCATTAAGGAAAATGATGTTTCTAAGGATGAAAGTGAAGAGAATAAGGAAGATCACtctaatttgtttaatttaactGCAACTTGTTCTTCAGCTGAAATAGTTAGTGAAGCGCATCTGACTGGAGCTTCTAAAAGTCCTCATGATTCTTTTGGAGTTTCTGGAGAGAAATCAAATGTTGACGGTGCATCATTTTCTATTCTGGGGGAGTCTACACAAATATGTGATGAAAATGAAGTTTACAGGGATGGTGATGTTGGTGATGTTAACCTGGATCTCTCTCACATTGAAAAGGACAGTACACAATTGTTCAATGAGTCTAATAATACAGAATTGGAGATTGGTGGATCTGTTGATAAGGAATTTCAGCCCTCATCAGTTTGTGAAGGTAGCGCAGAAAAAGAGCTGATTGtcccaaaattaaaacatggtGCTGATGGCAATGAATCAG TGGCCAATGTTTCTTTGGAAAACCCTGATCTGGCTTCTTGTGTCACAATGGATGCAGTTCCCTCGTCTTCTGGGAATGGCACAACCACCAATATTAACCGCTCAGAGGTTGAAGCAGAGACTTCTCCTGATGTGGGACCACACTGtgacaaaaaacaagaaactgcaTATAAAATGTCGAAAGATGCTAGTTTTCCATGTATAGTGTCATCTACTTTGGCAGAGATTGGGCCTGGTTCTGTTTCGGAAGTGGGGAAAGGTGTTTCTTGTGATACTTCTGGACCGTTATTATGCAAGAGAGTTGATCAGTCTCTGCCAGTTACAGATAGTTGCAATACAGAATGCCAAAATGAACCTCAAACTGCTGTTGCTACTGAAGTGAGCAAGAGAAGCACAAATGAGATGGAAGCGTCTTCCGTTCAGTGTGAATCTTCagaaaatgatggtgatggtgctGGAGCAACCATAAAAGACAGTTTTGAGAAGGCATCTGCAAATGTAAAAG ATCCAATTATGAACTGCGATACGAATGTCACACAGCGTGGGCCTTCACTATTGGTGGAAATATGTGGTGGTTCTGCTAAAAAAGTATTGGAAGACACTGACACTTCTGAAGTGTCTGGAGATAAGGGTTCTGCACAGGATGCTGTGCCAAGCATTAATA GTGATGCTTCTATGATCTGTGAAGGTTCTACTTGTTCTGCTGCTTTGCCTGAGTCTCATACTGGGTTTGTTGCACCAGAAAGCGGTCGAAGTTCTGTTGATCCCCACAAACCTGATTGTGTTTCTCCTAAGGTTGTTGGAACCACTGAGCCTTTTGAGACTAAACATGAATTAGGCAATAATAAGGGGCCCACAAATCAGAGTGCCCCAGTTTCTGACACTGTTGGGGATGGGGGCAATTATTCTCCTAATTCCCGGAATCCAAATGGAAATGATGCCTTCAAGGATCGGGGAAATGGCACTTCGGATGTCAGCTTATCTGCAGATTTGCCTAAAGCAGATACTGCCAACATCGTGCAGCGCTCTCCTGCTATTCCATCTCCCAAA attGTAGAGGGGTCTAAAGAAAATTCTGGCTCAGGCCAGCTGGATGCAAAAATCTCTCAAGATATTTCCCATGGAGGTCCACTAGTATCTGGTGGAGACATTGGACGTGGTGGTTCTAAAAGTACCCCTGAGCGAAGAACAAGGAGAGCACCTAGCAAGGCAACAGGTAAACCGAGTGCTAAAAAGGGAAGTATGAAAGCAACAACTCCTGTGAGACAATCAGAAAGAGGGGACAAATCAATCAGTGTGTCCCAGAACCAATCGGGAATCTTCCAGCTTGTGCAACCTAGTGAGACGCAGCCCTATGGGCATGTGGATGGTTCAATAAAGCCTTATTCTGTTCTTACTACTTCAACATCTAGTCTGCCAGATCTGAATACTTCTGCTCCACAATCTGTAATATTTCAACAGCCATTCACCGACTTGCAGCAAGTGCAATTACGTGCTCAGATCTTTGTTTATGGAGCTTTGAT TCAAGGGATAGCACCTGAAGAAGCTTATATGGTGTCAGCATTTGGGGGACCTG atGGTGGACGGGGCATGTGGGAGAATGCCTGGCGTGTGTGCATAGAGAGGCTACATGGTCAAAAATCTACTCCAATTAATCCAGAAACCCCATTGCAATCACGTTCCg GTTCTAGGGCTTCTGATCAAGTAATTAAACAAGGTGCATTACACAATAAAGGTCTTTCCTCACCTGTTGGTCGAGCCAGCACGAAGGGTACTCCACAAACAGCAAGCCCAATGATACCTATTTCATCACCACTTTGGAGTATTTCTACCCCTGTTTGTGAGGGCCTGCAATATAGTGTGATTCCGAGAGGCTCAGTTATGGATTATCAGCAGGGATTTAATCCATTACATCCTTTTCAAACACCATCTGTAAAGAACCTTGTTGGCCATAATACTACATGGATGCCTCAGTCCTCTTTCCGGGGTCCCTGGCTTCCTTCTCCAGTGTCTTCAGCTGAAGCTAGTATGCATTTTTCAGCATTTCCTAGCACGGAAGCAGTGCAGTTGACTCCTATAAAAGAAGTATCTTTGCCACAATTGCCTACTGTAAAACATGTTCCTTCTGGTCCTTCTGCTCAGACTGGGGGTCCAATCAGTGCTTTTGCAGGGCCTTCTCCACTGCTTGACCCAAAGAAGGTGTCAGCATCACCTGGCCAGCATTCTGCTGATCCAAAGcctagaaaaagaaagaagatttcACCGTCTGAGGAACTTGGTCAGATTAGTTTGCAAGCTCAATCTCAACCTGAGTCAGCTTTAACAGTTGCTGTTGTTAGTAGTACTACCCCAAGTACCCTTTCGTCTAAGGCCATGCCAGATAAATTGATTATGTCTGTGCCTCCTATGTCTTCCTCTGATCAACTCAAAAAAGCAGATCTGGATTTGGAGCAGAGGGCAACTTTATCAGAGGAGACGCTTGCTAAAGTTAAGGAGGCTAGGCAACAGGCAGAGGAAGCTTCTTCTCTTGCTGCTGCAGCTGTTAGTCACAGCCAAGCAATATGGAATCAGTTGGAGAAGCAAAAGAACTCCAAATTGATATCAGATGGTGAAGCTAAGTTAGCTTCTGCTGCTGTAGCTgtagctgctgctgctgctgttgcaaAGGCAGCAGCTGCAGCTGCCAATGTTGCATCAAATGCTGCATTGCAAGCAAAATTGATGGCCGAAGAAGCCTTGGATAATTATGAGAATCCAAGCCCAAGTATGAGAATGGCTACTCCTGTGTCCATTTTAAGAGGTGAGGATGGAACAAACAGTTCGAGTTCGATCCTTGTTGCTGCCAGGGAGGCTGCTAGGAGGAAGGTTGTAGCTGCATCTGCAGCCTCAAAGCGAGCTGAAAATTTGGATGCCATTGTAAAAGCTGCTGAGCTGGCCGCAGAAGCTGTTTCACAAGCTGGAACAATTGTTGCAATGGGTGATCCTTTGCCATTGAGTGAGTTAGCAGAAGCTGGTCCAGAGGGTTATTGGAAAGTACCCCAAGTTCCTTCAGAGCTCATTACAAAATCAAATGACATGGTGAGAGAACAATCAAATGTAGGTACTGTTGAAGAAGATGCTGATACTTCTGCTAGGCATTCTAAAGATCGACAATCAGATAAGAAAGAAGCGCAGCCAACTCCACATGAGAAGTTGCCTATTCCAATAGAGGTAAATAGGGAATCAACAGAGGATCATTTGAGATCGGTAGTTGGCGTCTCGGGCTTCGATATAGTCAACGAAAAAGGGTCAAAAGGACCAAAAGGCCGCAAAGTTTCTGAGATCGGATCAAAGTCTGCTTTGATGACTGTTGAGAatgattttgaaaaagaagaacacGCATCTGAAGAAAGTGGCATCAAGGAGGGTTCTCTAGTAGAG GTTCTCAAAGATGGGGGTGGATTTGGAGCAGCCTGGTTCACAGCTAATGTATTGAGTTTGCAGGATGGTAAAGCTTGTGTGTGTTACACTGAGCTTCAGTCAGATGAAG GTTCAGGGAAACTACAGGAATGGGTGGCACTTGAAGGCAAAGAAGATAAGCCACCGAAAATTCGCATTGCCCGCCCTGTTACCGCTTTGGGATTTGAAGGAACAAGGAAAAGGCGCAGAGCAGCGATGGCAGATTATGCTTGGTCTGTTGGAGATAAAGTTGATGCATGGATACAGGACAG CTGGTGGGAAGGAGTTGTCActgagaaaaacaagaaagatgAAACTATATTAACTGTCCACTTTCCAG CTCAAGGGGAAAAGTCAGTTGTTAAAGCTTGGCATCTTCGGCCTTCTCTCATTTGGAAGGATGGGGAATGGGTTGAATGGTTCAGTGTACGAAATGACTGCGTTTCCCATGAG GGTGACATGCCCCAGGAAAAGCGACCCAAATTGGGCAGTCCTGCAGTGGAAGGCAAAGGGAAGGATAAGACATCAAAAAGCATTGATATTGTAGATTCAGGGAAACCTGAAGAGCCAAGGTTACTGAATTTATCTGCAAATGAAAAGGTATTTAATATGGGTAAGAATACCAGAACTGAGAACAAGCCTGATCCAACCAGAACAATTCGGACTGGGTTGCAGAAGGAAGGAGCCAAGGTGGTTTATGGTATTCCCAAGCctggaaagaagagaaaatttaTGGAAGTTAGCAAACATTATGTGGCAAATCAGAGTACTAAGATTAATGAAACTAATGATTCAATGAAATTTGCGAAATACTTGATGCCTCAAGGATCGGGTTCCCGTGGATTGAAAAATACATCTAAAATTGACACAAGGGAAAAGCAGGTGACTGAATCCAAGCTGAAGGGTCTTAAATCTATAAAGCCGCAAGGTGTGCCAAGTAAATCTGTTCCACAGAAGGACAACCTCTTAACAGATGCACGTACTGTCTCTGATGGTTCAAGTGAAATGGACCATACAGGAAAGATCAAGGATTCTGTAAGCCGTGTTGACAGTGTATCTGGAAAGCATACCCTATCACAACCAGAGGGCCCAatcgtattttcttcactAGCTCCCTCATCTGATTTTCCTTCCTCCAACAAAGTGTCCGCATCAACTGCTAAATCTCGGTCAAACAAAGGAAACCTTGCACCTGCTGGTGCAAAGTTGGGTAAAATTGAGGAGGGAAAAGTGTTCAGCGGTAATCCTGCAAAGTCGACTTCTGAAGTTGCCGAGCCTCGTAGATCAAATCGCAGAATTCAGCCGACATCAAGA CTATTGGAAGGACTGCAAAGCTCGTTGATCATCACAAAGATTCCTTCTGGTTCACATGACAAAGGTCACCGAAGTCAGAACCGGAATGCTTCTAGAG GGAATAACAACGGTTGA